Proteins encoded in a region of the Paenibacillus sp. E222 genome:
- a CDS encoding S-layer homology domain-containing protein: MLTAAMGVVLISNSIASSAALAAPSDSQVPLPQEPAWGYFVDTYKSNSNSNTTVETNAAVGTLSKFLDLWTPGNSWDNGTKIRADILDYNIQYVADRAATRTKADEEAAYYTDRTNQSYGAVDGLGSLANVYREISGTFTSIKSIPEDATTTKYTDENGTNKAGDSDSRLGKMVDLIGAVRGNSASSNPSKNFFQYMRPFRWLKTDEVVVPTLRPLIKPDTEAASDGGFPSGHTNASYLAALALAYSVPERFQELVTRASEMGDDRIVAGMHSPLDVIGGRVLATALAAAALNDPENQQLKQEAYQQAHDVLLKETGTAEDRFTDYEKNKAEYTERLTYGFPQIGSTTEPMPVPKGAEVLLETRQPYLSADQRRAVLATTGIASGYPVLDDPEGWGRLNLFAAADGYGAFNSDVTVVMDASKGGFNAVDVWRNNISGTGKLTKEGSGTLKLRGANTYSGGTQVSAGTLEGDTATAFGSGDVVNNGGTVTESVTGKWNIEGNFAQAADGTLELNVASANDVLDIKGTVNTAGTLHVNFASSYVPGAGEITLVSHGANQQSGKFTSVQVDGLPSKYNAQVKYESNRIALAITDTTSPGTTPTTPTTPGTGGGSVTTPTPSTPSTGPGTDSGTVTTPPTTEPTVPPATQVNPFKSSVVSQETVLKTVNEAIAATKNEQKTFSDISGHWANRSIGAAVKLRMLEGYENGSFRPNASVTRAEFTAMIARAFGLGENSASASFKDTKSSWAAGYISALADKGVITGYADGSFKPNATISRAEMVTIIARVLDLNVLATNAPTSFSDVDSSNWAAEAITQASSANLVQGLSSSVFSPSGKATRAEAVTIIIRALESDSSIKALIEGL; encoded by the coding sequence ATGTTGACCGCTGCTATGGGTGTCGTGCTCATATCCAATTCAATTGCATCAAGTGCTGCGCTTGCGGCGCCAAGTGATTCGCAAGTTCCATTACCGCAGGAGCCGGCTTGGGGTTATTTTGTAGATACGTATAAGAGCAACAGTAATTCAAATACAACCGTTGAAACGAATGCGGCTGTTGGTACATTGTCCAAGTTTTTGGATCTATGGACACCGGGTAATTCCTGGGATAACGGGACCAAGATTAGAGCGGATATCCTGGATTATAACATTCAGTATGTAGCCGATCGTGCTGCAACCCGAACCAAGGCAGACGAAGAGGCCGCTTATTATACAGATCGTACTAACCAATCGTATGGTGCTGTAGATGGTCTGGGTTCACTTGCCAACGTCTATCGTGAGATATCAGGTACATTTACTTCCATTAAAAGTATTCCGGAAGATGCCACAACAACCAAGTATACGGATGAAAACGGAACGAACAAGGCCGGAGATTCAGATTCCAGGCTTGGCAAAATGGTTGACTTGATCGGAGCTGTGCGTGGCAACTCAGCTTCCTCCAACCCTTCAAAAAATTTCTTCCAGTACATGCGTCCATTTCGCTGGTTGAAGACTGACGAGGTTGTTGTGCCTACGCTGAGACCATTAATTAAACCAGACACAGAGGCTGCATCAGATGGAGGCTTCCCTAGTGGACATACCAATGCCTCCTATCTTGCTGCACTTGCACTGGCGTATTCCGTTCCTGAGCGATTCCAAGAACTTGTGACCCGTGCTTCAGAAATGGGCGATGACCGGATCGTAGCTGGAATGCACTCCCCGCTTGATGTAATCGGCGGCCGCGTTCTGGCAACTGCACTTGCTGCGGCAGCCCTGAATGATCCGGAAAATCAGCAATTGAAACAAGAGGCTTACCAACAGGCGCATGACGTGTTATTGAAGGAGACCGGAACAGCAGAAGACCGATTTACCGACTATGAGAAAAATAAGGCTGAGTATACCGAGCGTCTGACCTATGGCTTCCCGCAGATCGGTTCCACAACGGAGCCTATGCCAGTCCCTAAAGGCGCAGAAGTGCTGCTTGAGACCAGACAGCCTTACCTGAGTGCGGATCAGCGTCGTGCGGTACTGGCGACAACCGGAATTGCCTCAGGCTATCCTGTACTGGATGATCCCGAGGGCTGGGGACGCCTCAATCTGTTCGCTGCGGCAGATGGATATGGTGCATTTAACAGCGATGTAACGGTAGTGATGGATGCGAGCAAGGGTGGTTTTAACGCGGTGGACGTTTGGCGGAATAACATCTCCGGTACCGGCAAGCTGACCAAGGAAGGCAGCGGTACATTGAAACTGCGGGGGGCGAATACGTACTCTGGTGGTACTCAGGTTAGCGCGGGTACATTGGAAGGCGATACAGCTACTGCGTTTGGTAGTGGCGATGTGGTCAACAACGGGGGTACGGTTACCGAGAGCGTAACTGGCAAATGGAACATCGAGGGCAACTTCGCGCAGGCTGCTGACGGTACGCTGGAGCTGAACGTAGCTTCCGCAAATGACGTGCTCGACATTAAAGGTACAGTGAACACCGCCGGAACACTGCATGTGAATTTTGCCAGCAGCTATGTACCTGGTGCGGGTGAGATTACGCTTGTAAGCCATGGCGCTAATCAGCAAAGCGGAAAATTCACCTCTGTTCAGGTGGATGGCCTGCCAAGCAAATATAATGCCCAGGTGAAGTATGAGAGCAACCGCATCGCCCTGGCGATTACGGATACAACAAGTCCGGGCACAACGCCGACAACCCCAACTACACCGGGTACAGGTGGTGGCTCGGTCACTACACCAACACCGTCCACACCATCAACGGGTCCTGGAACGGATTCGGGTACGGTGACCACGCCTCCTACAACAGAACCAACGGTACCGCCAGCAACACAGGTGAATCCGTTCAAATCAAGTGTTGTGAGCCAGGAAACAGTACTGAAGACGGTTAATGAAGCCATTGCCGCAACGAAAAATGAACAAAAGACATTCAGCGATATTTCTGGTCACTGGGCCAACCGAAGCATTGGGGCTGCCGTGAAATTACGTATGTTGGAGGGTTACGAGAATGGTTCGTTCCGGCCCAATGCGTCCGTTACCCGAGCTGAATTTACCGCAATGATTGCCCGGGCATTTGGTCTTGGCGAGAATTCGGCTTCGGCTAGCTTCAAAGATACGAAGTCAAGCTGGGCTGCCGGATATATCAGCGCACTGGCTGACAAGGGAGTCATTACTGGCTATGCGGACGGCAGCTTCAAACCAAATGCGACGATTTCCCGCGCCGAGATGGTGACGATTATTGCTCGTGTGCTTGATCTGAACGTACTTGCTACTAATGCTCCGACAAGCTTCAGTGATGTGGACAGCAGTAACTGGGCAGCGGAGGCAATTACGCAGGCTTCATCGGCCAATCTGGTGCAAGGGTTATCCTCTTCCGTGTTCTCACCGAGCGGCAAAGCTACACGGGCTGAAGCCGTGACGATTATTATCCGCGCACTGGAGAGCGACAGCTCAATCAAGGCACTTATCGAAGGATTGTAA
- a CDS encoding SDR family oxidoreductase, translating to MNSLKGKMALVTGASRGIGRSIALRLAQEGAYVAVHYGNRQDDAAAVVRQIEQEGGNACMIGADLRTMDGIDHLFAELDETIRNQTGASGFDILVNNAGIGQIVGIEETTEASYEEVMNLNVKAPLFVTQQALSRINDGGRIINISSFVTRVASPGVFTYSMSKGAIDTFTLLLAKQLGSRNITVNAIQPGIINTEMNAGTLQNTEGQKYAAGLSAFGRWGEPEDIADIAAFLASPDSRWVTGQLLDASGGSHL from the coding sequence ATGAACAGCTTGAAAGGTAAAATGGCTTTAGTTACTGGGGCGAGCCGAGGGATCGGCAGAAGCATCGCGCTCCGATTGGCACAGGAGGGCGCATATGTGGCAGTCCATTATGGAAACAGACAGGATGATGCGGCAGCCGTTGTTCGCCAGATTGAGCAAGAGGGAGGCAACGCCTGCATGATTGGTGCTGACCTAAGAACGATGGACGGTATTGATCACTTATTTGCTGAGCTGGATGAGACCATCCGGAATCAGACAGGGGCCAGCGGATTCGATATTCTGGTTAACAATGCGGGGATTGGGCAGATCGTTGGGATCGAGGAGACGACAGAAGCATCCTACGAGGAGGTCATGAATCTGAATGTAAAAGCACCACTTTTTGTGACGCAGCAGGCTCTGTCCCGAATCAATGATGGGGGTCGTATCATTAACATTTCGTCTTTTGTGACCAGGGTTGCTTCCCCGGGAGTATTTACTTACAGCATGTCAAAAGGAGCAATTGATACGTTTACGCTGCTTCTTGCCAAGCAGTTAGGGAGCCGCAATATTACGGTGAACGCCATCCAGCCGGGAATTATTAATACCGAGATGAATGCTGGGACGTTACAGAATACCGAGGGACAAAAATATGCGGCTGGCCTTTCCGCCTTTGGCCGATGGGGTGAGCCAGAGGATATTGCAGATATTGCTGCATTTCTGGCCTCGCCGGACAGTCGCTGGGTCACGGGACAACTGCTTGATGCAAGCGGCGGGTCGCATCTATAA
- a CDS encoding SDR family NAD(P)-dependent oxidoreductase, which translates to MKHSIALVTGTTSGLGYAAARKLAIEGYRQVIITGRSLARVQETAAQLAAETKTQVFIPLELDLDAPTSVQSALAELVKRGQPVDFLLLNAGLVPFKQRDITATGVEASQAPLIGHHELTAGLLNANLLSPDARIVIAGAEPARGGVPMFKYTDLPAFAAKYHQGDRTAAVEALIRNGPNVKYVPNNAYADAKLIIAWWVAALARRLPSGMAVYAVSPGGATATNVKRSANPLLKYVFIPIVNLIPGMNQTPETAANRYIQASEFGTDVSGQFFASAKGKFSGPIVVQLEPHLHDRANQEAAWQAVVSVSGVDLS; encoded by the coding sequence ATGAAACATTCGATCGCACTCGTCACCGGCACCACCTCTGGGCTAGGTTATGCGGCAGCCCGCAAGCTCGCCATCGAGGGCTACCGCCAGGTCATCATCACCGGGCGCAGCCTGGCCCGGGTTCAAGAAACGGCCGCTCAACTCGCGGCTGAGACCAAGACACAGGTTTTCATTCCGCTGGAGCTGGATCTGGACGCTCCGACCAGCGTTCAATCCGCCCTCGCCGAGCTGGTCAAACGAGGTCAGCCGGTTGATTTCTTGCTGCTCAATGCGGGGCTGGTTCCCTTCAAGCAGCGCGATATTACTGCGACGGGCGTCGAGGCATCTCAGGCCCCGCTCATTGGTCATCATGAACTGACTGCCGGGTTGCTCAATGCCAACCTACTGAGTCCCGACGCGCGGATTGTTATCGCCGGCGCGGAGCCTGCCCGAGGGGGCGTGCCCATGTTCAAATACACCGATCTGCCCGCCTTCGCGGCCAAATACCATCAAGGTGACAGAACCGCCGCTGTTGAAGCCCTGATTCGCAACGGGCCGAACGTGAAGTACGTGCCCAACAATGCGTATGCCGACGCGAAGCTGATCATCGCTTGGTGGGTCGCGGCGCTGGCGCGCCGGCTGCCGTCCGGCATGGCTGTGTACGCTGTATCGCCCGGTGGGGCGACCGCCACCAACGTGAAGCGAAGCGCTAACCCGCTGTTGAAGTATGTGTTTATACCAATCGTGAACCTCATTCCCGGAATGAACCAGACGCCGGAGACCGCGGCCAATCGCTATATCCAGGCGTCGGAGTTCGGAACCGACGTCTCAGGGCAATTCTTCGCCTCGGCCAAAGGGAAGTTCTCAGGCCCAATCGTGGTGCAGCTCGAGCCCCACCTCCACGATCGCGCCAACCAGGAAGCCGCGTGGCAGGCCGTCGTCAGTGTCTCCGGCGTCGACTTGTCTTAG
- a CDS encoding TetR/AcrR family transcriptional regulator, whose amino-acid sequence MPNNGSLTSRGQNSRERILTQAAQLVYEKGVRGTSLDDMRVAASASKSQIYHYFANKEDLILAVIERQTVNVLGVQRPLLEHLDRWENLEKWINMIIESQESRECGGGCPLGSLASELADQDEAARVALVHSFDEWEQYFIDGFSKMKERGDLRAETDPAELACAIMTSLQGGQLLTKTRKSTRPIKIALQMAYAYVLSFATNPQDVEMAKKGRSQANP is encoded by the coding sequence ATGCCAAACAACGGGTCTTTAACTTCACGCGGGCAGAACAGTAGAGAGCGTATTCTGACTCAGGCAGCCCAACTTGTTTACGAAAAGGGCGTCCGGGGTACCAGTCTGGACGATATGCGGGTCGCAGCTTCCGCCAGTAAAAGCCAGATATATCACTATTTTGCTAATAAGGAAGATTTGATCCTTGCGGTTATTGAGCGGCAAACCGTCAATGTGCTGGGTGTGCAACGGCCTCTCCTGGAACATCTGGACAGATGGGAAAACTTGGAAAAATGGATTAATATGATTATAGAATCACAGGAAAGCCGCGAGTGCGGGGGAGGATGCCCGCTCGGTTCACTGGCTAGCGAACTAGCCGACCAGGACGAGGCAGCCAGGGTGGCCCTGGTGCATTCTTTTGACGAATGGGAGCAGTACTTTATTGATGGATTTAGCAAGATGAAAGAGCGGGGTGATCTTCGGGCCGAGACTGACCCAGCTGAACTGGCTTGTGCAATTATGACCAGTCTACAGGGAGGGCAGCTCTTAACCAAGACCCGCAAATCGACCCGTCCTATCAAAATTGCCCTTCAAATGGCCTACGCTTATGTATTGTCATTTGCGACCAACCCGCAGGACGTGGAAATGGCAAAAAAGGGACGGAGTCAAGCTAACCCATAA
- a CDS encoding Crp/Fnr family transcriptional regulator, with product MKSILFKYMSQFTSLNEQEQQAIVEDILVKDYKKGTVLLRQGEVPAKCYFVLKGCVRQYAIDQAGKEVTSNFYTEEQAVSIFNRHQHNQPSAYTLTCLEDCVLVVGDFQAENDIILQYPPLETMIRKMVEENLGQVQDEWTSFIASSPEERYQALLRKRPHLVDRVPQHQLASYLGITPESLSRIKKRVHSRDDR from the coding sequence ATGAAAAGCATATTGTTCAAATATATGAGTCAATTCACATCTCTTAACGAGCAGGAACAGCAGGCTATTGTTGAAGATATCCTCGTGAAGGATTATAAAAAGGGAACCGTGCTCCTTAGACAAGGGGAGGTTCCCGCCAAATGTTATTTTGTGCTTAAGGGATGTGTGCGGCAGTACGCGATAGATCAAGCGGGCAAAGAAGTGACCTCCAATTTCTATACTGAGGAACAAGCAGTCTCCATTTTCAATCGTCATCAGCACAATCAACCATCGGCCTATACCTTAACCTGCCTGGAGGACTGTGTATTGGTTGTTGGTGATTTTCAAGCTGAGAACGACATTATTCTGCAATATCCCCCACTGGAAACGATGATACGCAAGATGGTAGAGGAAAACCTGGGCCAGGTTCAGGATGAATGGACATCATTTATTGCGTCTTCACCAGAAGAGCGATATCAAGCGTTATTGCGAAAACGACCCCATCTTGTCGATCGTGTACCCCAACATCAATTAGCCAGTTATCTGGGAATCACCCCAGAGTCATTAAGCAGAATTAAGAAGCGAGTTCATAGCCGTGATGATAGATGA
- a CDS encoding DUF4386 domain-containing protein, protein MSTSIQEHCYERKAAVSTGITLIIMALAAFFSYSYIHGKLVVPGDASTTFNQITASYGLFKAEILGWVIILISDVVVSWGLYIFLKPIHKYLSLLGACLRLTYSSLLGIAILNLLNVMLLTGNSDQALLPIEQTQALMLLCLEAFERIWSVGLIVFGAHLLIVGYVALKSNRIPKTISILVLLAAVGYIVIHLCKTFLSPYDALITVLQLVFAIPMVAGELGLGIWMLIKGGTQSQRA, encoded by the coding sequence ATGTCTACATCCATACAAGAACATTGTTACGAGCGAAAAGCTGCTGTATCTACAGGAATTACGCTCATTATTATGGCCCTGGCTGCATTTTTTTCCTATAGTTATATCCACGGAAAACTGGTTGTACCCGGCGATGCCAGCACTACATTCAACCAAATTACTGCATCATATGGCCTGTTCAAGGCCGAGATTTTGGGATGGGTCATTATCCTGATTAGCGATGTTGTCGTTTCGTGGGGGCTGTATATTTTCCTGAAGCCTATTCATAAATACCTGTCCCTGCTCGGAGCTTGCCTTCGTCTCACCTATTCATCGCTATTGGGCATCGCCATTCTGAACCTGCTCAACGTCATGCTGCTCACGGGAAATTCTGATCAAGCCTTGCTTCCAATAGAGCAGACACAAGCACTGATGTTGCTCTGTCTGGAAGCATTTGAACGGATCTGGTCGGTGGGCCTTATCGTTTTTGGTGCACATCTGTTGATCGTGGGCTATGTTGCTTTAAAATCAAACCGTATTCCCAAAACAATCAGTATTTTGGTACTGCTCGCTGCTGTAGGCTATATTGTCATTCACCTATGCAAAACGTTTCTTTCCCCATATGATGCCCTGATTACAGTGCTTCAATTGGTATTTGCTATACCCATGGTTGCAGGAGAACTGGGGTTGGGCATCTGGATGCTGATTAAAGGCGGAACGCAATCCCAAAGAGCATGA
- a CDS encoding SMI1/KNR4 family protein produces MNDELLERLEDWHEQDEYEEIVDAITEVPEEERDYILVNHLGRALNNLERYQEAVEQFLSVEAEGQNDPLWHYRIGLAYYYLEQYENAREAFEAADRLEPGDEDTQEFLEWIRNKTAGELTEEVVEEPVDTVHSVTGITIEAAPGIHPESTSFWNDSRANVDQYVLSPPTDEQIEAVEEQLVFKLPAFYINMMKLHNGGVPHYRYFPVSQAESDEKILVEIRNILGVGRDKARSLCGAAGSRVIIEQGGYPEIGVILCECPSDSEVVMLDYRESGNAGEPEVVHVNKAEGHKITWLAPNVETFIQGLVNEENQPANLEGSV; encoded by the coding sequence ATGAATGATGAACTCTTGGAACGGCTAGAGGATTGGCATGAACAGGATGAATATGAAGAGATTGTGGATGCGATTACAGAGGTTCCGGAAGAGGAGCGGGATTATATTCTGGTCAACCATCTGGGTAGAGCGTTGAATAATTTGGAGCGTTACCAGGAGGCTGTGGAGCAATTCCTGTCGGTTGAAGCAGAGGGACAGAATGACCCGCTTTGGCATTACCGCATTGGTCTGGCATATTATTATTTGGAGCAATATGAGAACGCGCGTGAAGCTTTCGAAGCAGCGGACCGATTAGAGCCGGGAGATGAGGATACACAGGAGTTCCTGGAATGGATTCGGAATAAAACAGCAGGCGAGCTCACAGAGGAAGTGGTAGAGGAGCCCGTGGATACAGTCCACTCTGTTACTGGAATCACCATCGAAGCTGCACCTGGTATCCATCCAGAATCGACGAGCTTTTGGAATGACAGTCGAGCAAACGTCGATCAATATGTATTATCCCCGCCTACCGATGAGCAAATTGAAGCAGTGGAAGAGCAGCTGGTGTTCAAGCTGCCGGCATTCTATATAAACATGATGAAACTACATAATGGTGGTGTGCCCCACTATCGCTATTTTCCGGTTAGTCAGGCGGAGAGTGATGAGAAGATTCTTGTTGAAATTAGGAATATTCTGGGTGTTGGACGGGACAAGGCCCGTTCATTGTGTGGAGCAGCGGGCAGTCGAGTGATTATTGAGCAGGGGGGTTACCCCGAAATTGGTGTCATTCTGTGTGAGTGCCCTTCCGATTCAGAGGTCGTGATGCTGGATTATCGTGAATCCGGCAATGCCGGTGAGCCCGAGGTGGTTCATGTGAATAAAGCAGAAGGCCATAAAATCACTTGGCTCGCACCCAATGTGGAGACCTTTATTCAAGGCCTGGTGAATGAGGAAAATCAACCTGCAAACCTTGAGGGTTCAGTGTAA
- a CDS encoding rhamnogalacturonan lyase B N-terminal domain-containing protein gives MSKRLMKKGISSFLFLVMMTAAVLYPTSTGHAATIYVTDNGSRIEVNTGAGLVYTVNKTNGDIISAKMNGTELNGSSKGSHIGSGLGSANVTWNTSPSGSTVLITVSTSTLTHYYSSRGGENIIYMATYVTAEPSVGELRYIFRGNGSVLTGVPANSNNRNNTGAIESQDVFGYANGQSTSKYYGNDQAKDLTIRGVTGSGVGVFMAYGNREKSSGGPFFRDIQFQSGGDTEVYNYMNSGHAQTENWRMGLHGPYALIFTTGATPSVPDFSWMSGLNLTGWVSSRGNVVLNGLSGMDTGYAYTVGFANSNAQYWVNASSSGAAAKYSMIPGTYTMTVYKGELAVYTESVNVTGGSTTTLNTRTINNDPSKASSIWRIGNWDGTPSEFLNGQTIPIRHPSDSRNPSWGPVSYATGSATNKFPAIQFRGQNSPTTVTFSLNSSQAASSHVLNIGITAAYNNGRPSVTINGQTLTSPAASSQPNSRSFTIGTYRGNNSTFSWNIPASYFVNGSNSITITPISGSSDLGNWLSAGWVYDCVELLN, from the coding sequence GTGAGCAAACGTCTAATGAAAAAGGGAATCAGTTCGTTTCTATTCCTGGTGATGATGACAGCAGCGGTATTATATCCAACATCCACCGGACACGCAGCCACCATCTATGTTACGGATAACGGGTCGAGGATTGAAGTGAACACGGGAGCAGGACTGGTATACACGGTGAATAAAACCAATGGCGATATCATATCTGCCAAAATGAACGGAACGGAGCTGAACGGCTCCAGCAAGGGGTCCCATATCGGCTCTGGTTTGGGCTCAGCCAATGTAACCTGGAACACATCTCCTTCGGGATCAACCGTATTGATCACCGTCTCAACCAGCACGCTTACCCACTATTATTCATCACGTGGCGGTGAGAACATTATCTATATGGCAACGTACGTCACAGCGGAACCATCTGTGGGTGAATTGCGCTATATTTTCCGGGGCAACGGCAGCGTATTGACAGGGGTTCCGGCCAACTCGAATAATCGGAATAACACCGGCGCGATTGAGAGCCAAGATGTTTTTGGTTACGCCAACGGACAGAGCACCTCGAAGTATTATGGCAATGATCAGGCTAAGGATCTGACCATTCGAGGCGTTACGGGCAGTGGCGTGGGCGTGTTTATGGCCTATGGCAATCGAGAGAAAAGTTCGGGAGGTCCGTTCTTCCGTGATATTCAGTTCCAGAGTGGTGGAGATACGGAGGTCTACAATTACATGAATTCAGGACATGCCCAGACCGAAAATTGGCGTATGGGCCTGCATGGGCCGTATGCCTTGATTTTCACCACCGGTGCAACGCCAAGCGTACCTGATTTTAGCTGGATGTCGGGTCTGAACCTGACAGGTTGGGTGTCCAGCCGAGGTAATGTCGTGCTTAATGGACTTTCTGGCATGGATACGGGTTATGCGTATACGGTTGGTTTTGCCAACAGCAACGCCCAATATTGGGTGAATGCCTCTTCAAGCGGGGCAGCTGCCAAATACAGCATGATTCCGGGTACATACACCATGACGGTGTATAAGGGGGAACTGGCGGTCTATACGGAAAGTGTGAACGTCACTGGAGGATCAACGACAACGCTGAATACGCGTACGATCAACAATGACCCAAGTAAAGCATCCAGCATCTGGCGCATTGGGAATTGGGATGGTACGCCATCGGAGTTCCTGAATGGCCAGACGATTCCGATCCGTCATCCTTCCGATAGCCGTAATCCAAGTTGGGGCCCCGTCAGTTATGCCACTGGCAGTGCAACCAACAAGTTTCCAGCGATTCAATTCCGTGGGCAAAACTCACCGACAACCGTTACCTTTAGCCTGAACTCTTCCCAAGCGGCATCTTCGCATGTTCTTAACATCGGTATAACGGCAGCATATAACAATGGAAGACCCAGCGTAACGATTAACGGTCAAACGTTAACGAGTCCGGCAGCCTCATCCCAACCGAATTCGCGGAGCTTTACGATTGGGACCTATCGGGGCAACAATTCAACCTTTTCCTGGAATATCCCGGCATCCTATTTCGTTAATGGGTCCAACTCGATAACCATTACTCCAATCAGCGGCTCCAGCGATTTAGGCAATTGGTTAAGTGCTGGGTGGGTGTATGACTGTGTTGAATTGTTGAATTAA
- a CDS encoding SDR family NAD(P)-dependent oxidoreductase: MLRMKDKVALVTGGASGIGLSAAQLMAREGAKVVIADFNVNGAKEAAADIQAQGGEAVAVFVDAGDEFSIKEAVEFTVQQYGKLTSLFNNVGLTNLKKDLDVVNVDLDEWDRLMNVNLKSVLLGCRFAIPHMIEAGEGSIINTASMAGFTGDLVRVAYGASKAGVVNLTKYIATQYGKHNIRCNAVAPGLILTPAAQNNMPPDVLDMFAKYNALPYHGEPDDIGYTVVFLASDESKFITGQTIQVEGGHYIANPTVPDFEQFMKSHHTPSH; encoded by the coding sequence ATGTTGAGAATGAAAGACAAAGTAGCCCTTGTAACTGGAGGCGCTTCTGGAATAGGATTGTCCGCAGCCCAATTGATGGCGAGAGAAGGAGCAAAAGTCGTTATTGCTGATTTCAATGTCAATGGTGCTAAAGAAGCGGCAGCGGATATTCAGGCTCAAGGCGGAGAGGCAGTGGCCGTTTTTGTTGATGCCGGAGACGAATTTTCGATTAAGGAAGCTGTGGAGTTTACGGTGCAGCAATATGGTAAGCTCACGAGTCTGTTCAACAACGTTGGCCTGACCAACCTGAAGAAGGATTTGGACGTGGTTAACGTAGATCTGGACGAGTGGGATCGGCTGATGAACGTGAATCTGAAAAGCGTGCTGCTCGGCTGTAGATTCGCCATCCCTCATATGATTGAAGCGGGTGAAGGTTCCATCATTAATACAGCCTCCATGGCTGGTTTTACAGGAGATTTGGTGCGGGTTGCTTACGGTGCCTCAAAAGCAGGAGTCGTGAATCTGACAAAGTATATTGCCACCCAATATGGCAAGCATAACATTCGTTGCAATGCTGTCGCACCCGGATTGATCTTGACCCCGGCAGCACAGAATAATATGCCTCCGGATGTATTGGATATGTTCGCAAAATATAACGCACTGCCTTATCACGGGGAACCCGATGATATTGGATACACCGTCGTATTTCTGGCCTCAGATGAGTCCAAATTCATTACGGGACAGACCATCCAGGTTGAGGGCGGCCATTATATTGCCAACCCAACCGTTCCCGATTTTGAACAGTTTATGAAATCACACCATACGCCTAGCCATTAA
- a CDS encoding SDR family NAD(P)-dependent oxidoreductase, with translation MGRLDNKVAIITGGASGIGEGMVDLFAKEGAIVIAADINEKALEKASQKENVYGMKLNVSSDEDWEILAKVVNERFGKIDILVNNAGISSEKPFEEINAQDWQKMLSINGFGPFAGMKHVAPYMAAQKKGSIVNISSYTALIGQGFNHYSASKGAVRALSKAAATTFGRQGVRVNALFPGIIETPMTQALNTSKELLDRLVQATPLQRLGQAIDIANAALFLASDDSSYITGSELVIDGGYSAQ, from the coding sequence ATGGGAAGATTAGATAATAAAGTAGCTATTATTACTGGTGGAGCTTCAGGAATTGGTGAAGGCATGGTCGATCTCTTTGCAAAGGAAGGCGCCATCGTTATTGCTGCAGACATTAATGAGAAAGCACTGGAGAAAGCAAGCCAAAAAGAGAATGTGTACGGAATGAAGTTGAATGTTTCCTCGGATGAAGATTGGGAGATATTAGCGAAAGTAGTTAACGAACGTTTTGGTAAAATTGATATTCTGGTCAACAATGCAGGCATTTCTTCAGAGAAGCCATTTGAGGAGATTAATGCACAGGATTGGCAAAAAATGCTCTCCATTAATGGCTTTGGCCCATTTGCTGGCATGAAACATGTGGCTCCGTATATGGCAGCACAAAAGAAAGGTTCCATCGTCAATATCTCTTCATACACCGCATTGATTGGACAAGGCTTCAACCACTACTCAGCATCCAAAGGCGCTGTACGCGCGTTATCCAAAGCGGCGGCGACAACCTTTGGCCGTCAAGGTGTTCGGGTGAATGCTCTCTTCCCGGGGATTATTGAAACACCAATGACTCAAGCCTTGAACACGTCGAAGGAATTGCTAGACCGACTCGTTCAGGCAACGCCTTTACAACGTCTGGGGCAGGCTATCGATATTGCCAACGCTGCATTGTTCCTGGCTTCGGATGATTCTTCGTACATTACAGGATCTGAGCTGGTTATCGATGGTGGATACTCAGCCCAATAG